From the Syngnathoides biaculeatus isolate LvHL_M chromosome 10, ASM1980259v1, whole genome shotgun sequence genome, one window contains:
- the fbxo2 gene encoding F-box only protein 2 isoform X2, whose protein sequence is MVNNLIKNPNGDEQLNFWELTENGGSEWMVEDMPGDCGHDFSDTAVMKYFATSFELCLKRQVIDLFEEGFTCEQLDAQPVVSVEDWYSGRRDCGCTYQITVGLLDENHVVMQEFRPEPVSLDPECDDCSWKEVSHKFSGYGPGLRFISFEHGGQDTKYWEGWFGVRVTGSSVTLEL, encoded by the exons AGCAACTGAATTTCTGGGAGCTGACAGAGAATGGTGGGAGCGAATGGATGGTGGAGGACATGCCAGGTGACTGTGGCCATGACTtcagtgacacagctgtgatGAAATACTTTGCAACCTCCTTTGA ACTGTGTCTGAAGAGGCAGGTGATTGACTTATTTGAAGAAGGTTTCACTTGTGAACAACTGGATGCCCAACCTGTTGTATCAGTTGAGGACTg GTACAGTGGGAGGCGGGACTGTGGCTGCACCTACCAGATAACAGTAGGCCTGCTGGATGAAAATCATGTGGTCATGCAGGAGTTCAGACCTGAACCTGTGAGTCTTGACCCAGAGTGTGACGACTGCTCATGGAAAGAG GTCAGCCACAAATTTTCGGGGTATGGCCCTGGTCTGCGTTTCATCTCCTTTGAACATGGAGGGCAAGACACAAAGTACTGGGAGGGGTGGTTTGGAGTGCGCGTTACTGGGAGCTCTGTTACTCTTGAGCTCTag